A single Drosophila miranda strain MSH22 chromosome XR, D.miranda_PacBio2.1, whole genome shotgun sequence DNA region contains:
- the LOC117186377 gene encoding protein phosphatase inhibitor 2-like has product MIIDEPKTPFVFEDDLPKKLDTAELMAQSATPCFGKEQDSDEEKVRRIEFERRRKLHYNEYFSVPLARRLIAEEFGDMFPSEPTCTSEPSSGVDEPGPTRATRDSVMEEEHQLLDPEQPSSHSLAHAESNDGGYRIDPEPVLDPSRPCYQQLTAQTNRPPTAETDEALHIASLGYMRSVPSMSEEFSDGKQVRVPNASYVAGPKGKPKKSPSAGTL; this is encoded by the coding sequence ATGATCATTGACGAGCCGAAGACCCCGTTCGTGTTCGAGGATGACTTGCCAAAGAAGCTGGACACCGCCGAACTGATGGCGCAGTCGGCGACGCCCTGCTTTGGCAAGGAGCAGGACTCCGATGAGGAGAAGGTGCGACGCATTGAGTTCGAGCGTCGCCGCAAGCTGCACTACAATGAGTACTTCTCGGTACCGCTGGCTCGTCGCCTGATTGCCGAGGAGTTCGGTGATATGTTCCCCTCAGAGCCGACCTGCACGTCCGAGCCAAGTTCTGGCGTGGACGAGCCCGGCCCGACTCGGGCCACGCGCGACAGCGTGATGGAGGAAGAGCACCAGCTACTGGACCCAGAGCAACCCAGCTCGCACTCCTTGGCCCACGCCGAGTCCAATGACGGCGGGTACAGGATCGACCCAGAGCCGGTCCTTGATCCCAGCCGTCCGTGCTACCAGCAGTTGACGGCCCAGACCAACCGCCCGCCAACCGCCGAGACCGACGAGGCTCTCCACATTGCCTCGCTCGGCTATATGCGCAGCGTTCCATCGATGAGCGAGGAGTTTTCGGACGGCAAGCAGGTCCGTGTGCCAAATGCCTCTTACGTGGCTGGTCCCAAAGGCAAACCGAAGAAGAGTCCATCAGCAGGCACATTATAA
- the LOC108165454 gene encoding protein phosphatase inhibitor 2-like has translation MLGAALCSYMDMSGSNEAPRKLAGQKTAKFDELNVLATFHPEGKTYGHMIIDEPKTPFVFEDDLPKKLDTAELMEKLRITSQSATPCFGMEQDSDEEEKLRRIEFERRRKLHYKEYFSVPLARRLIAEEFGDMFPSEPTCTTEPSSGVDETGPTRATRDSVMEEEHQLLDPEQPSSHSLAHAEYNDGGYRIDPEPVLDPSHPCYQQLTAQTNRPPTAETDEALHIASLGYMRSVPSMGEEFSDGKQVRVPNASYVAGPKGKPKKSPSAGTL, from the exons ATGCTTGGAGCGGCGCTGTGCAGCTACATGGACATGTC CGGCAGCAACGAGGCACCGCGGAAGCTAGCAGGCCAGAAGACGGCCAAGTTCGACGAGCTAAACGTGCTGGCGACCTTCCATCCGGAAGGCAAAACCTACGGACACATGATCATTGACGAGCCGAAGACCCCGTTCGTGTTCGAGGATGACTTGCCAAAGAAGCTGGACACCGCCGAACTGATGGAGAAACTGCGCATAACCTCGCAGTCGGCGACGCCCTGCTTTGGCATGGAGCAGGACTCCGATGAGGAGGAGAAGTTGCGGCGCATTGAGTTCGAGCGTCGACGCAAGCTGCACTACAAGGAGTACTTCTCGGTACCGCTGGCCCGTCGCCTGATTGCCGAGGAGTTCGGTGATATGTTCCCCTCAGAGCCGACCTGCACGACCGAGCCAAGCTCTGGCGTGGACGAGACCGGCCCGACTCGGGCCACGCGCGACAGCGTGATGGAGGAAGAGCACCAGCTACTGGACCCAGAGCAACCCAGCTCGCACTCCTTGGCCCACGCCGAGTACAATGACGGCGGGTACAGGATCGACCCAGAGCCGGTCCTTGATCCCAGCCACCCGTGCTACCAGCAGTTGACGGCCCAGACCAACCGCCCGCCAACCGCCGAGACCGACGAGGCTCTCCACATTGCCTCGCTCGGCTATATGCGCAGCGTTCCATCGATGGGCGAGGAGTTTTCGGACGGCAAGCAGGTCCGTGTGCCAAATGCCTCTTACGTGGCTGGTCCCAAAGGCAAACCGAAGAAGAGTCCATCAGCAGGCACATTATAA
- the LOC117186469 gene encoding protein phosphatase inhibitor 2-like — MCRRSIDPSTHRCSTGSNEAPRKLAGQKTAKFDELNVLATFHPEGKTYGHMIIDEPKTPFVFEDDLPKKLDTAELMEKLRITSQSATPCFGMEQDSDEEEKLRRIEFERRRKLHYKEYFSVPLARRLIAEEFGDMFPSEPTCTTEPSSGVDETGPTRATRDSVMEEEHQLLDPEQPSSHSLAHAEYNDGGYRIDPEPVLDPSHPCYQQLTAQTNRPPTAETDEALHIASLGYMRSVPSMGEEFSDGKQVRVPNASYVAGPKGKPKKSPSAGTL; from the coding sequence CGGCAGCAACGAGGCACCGCGGAAGCTAGCAGGCCAGAAGACGGCCAAGTTCGACGAGCTAAACGTGCTGGCGACCTTCCATCCGGAAGGCAAAACCTACGGACACATGATCATTGACGAGCCGAAGACCCCGTTCGTGTTCGAGGATGACTTGCCAAAGAAGCTGGACACCGCCGAACTGATGGAGAAACTGCGCATAACCTCGCAGTCGGCGACGCCCTGCTTTGGCATGGAGCAGGACTCCGATGAGGAGGAGAAGTTGCGGCGCATTGAGTTCGAGCGTCGACGCAAGCTGCACTACAAGGAGTACTTCTCGGTACCGCTGGCCCGTCGCCTGATTGCCGAGGAGTTCGGTGATATGTTCCCCTCAGAGCCGACCTGCACGACCGAGCCAAGCTCTGGCGTGGACGAGACCGGCCCGACTCGGGCCACGCGCGACAGCGTGATGGAGGAAGAGCACCAGCTACTGGACCCAGAGCAACCCAGCTCGCACTCCTTGGCCCACGCCGAGTACAATGACGGCGGGTACAGGATCGACCCAGAGCCGGTCCTTGATCCCAGCCACCCGTGCTACCAGCAGTTGACGGCCCAGACCAACCGCCCGCCAACCGCCGAGACCGACGAGGCTCTCCACATTGCCTCGCTCGGCTATATGCGCAGCGTTCCATCGATGGGCGAGGAGTTTTCGGACGGCAAGCAGGTCCGTGTGCCAAATGCCTCTTACGTGGCTGGTCCCAAAGGCAAACCGAAGAAGAGTCCATCAGCAGGCACATTATAA